The stretch of DNA TTTATGTTCTATCCAGAGTTGTGTAAATCACTCAGTATTTTTGTAGTATGGTTTATTCACCTGTAAAGCATAGAATTCACGACCTTTATACTGTACAGCCTAAGCTGGGTTTAGAGCGTGTATTTGCAATGGCAAACTCATCTCACTTGGCATAGACTGAATATTTGACAAAGCCTTGAACTCCTCAGGTGAATCAATTGTTTCATCTGGCAAGCACTGTGCATAATGGTACTGGTGCTGTGTGCTCTTTGGCCCTTCTGGTCAGCAATGTGGTGGGCACAAATGCCCCAGATCAAATGTAATCATTTCCTGATGCATCATAGCACTGTTATCATTTATCTCTAGATGTTACATCTTAATGAGATAGTCAAAATGGTAAAAACAAGAGTGAATGACTGtctctttaattttttgctGATCAGAGACTGTCTGGTTTGGGTAAATGCACCTTGTAGGAAGAAGCAAAAACAGCAGCTTTGAACAAATAAATGCAGCCATAAACTTAATAAAACATATAAGCCAGTGCTAGCCAGATTTTTAGATGAACTTTCAAAGAGCTAAATTAGAAAGTTTTTATAAAGTTTGTGCTAACTGATATAAATACCTTCTGGTATTGCTGTTGTAAGAAATCAAGTTCTGCTTTGCTGAGTTACTCTTTCAGAGGTGTTAGGATGATGTGTTAAAATGTAGATATTTAAGATACTGTGTTATAGAAATAGTATAATGGGCACAGAGTAGCAGTAATTTAATTAAAGGTATGGATTAATTAAGGGTTTGAGTTGTATAAAGCCTCATTTGTCTGAACTGTTGTCGCTGTGTAAACATAATAAATTTAAGTGAACTTTGTACTTCTGCACCTATATGCTTAGGGGTAGAATTAATAGGAGAATTTTGGAATCTCTGAATGGTTTGAGTTGCAAGGGACCATAAAGATCCTGTATTCCTATCCCCTGCTGTGTGGAGGGACACCTCCTATTAGATCCAGTTGTTTAAAGTCCAATCCCACCTGGCTCTGAACAGTTCTAGGGATGGGGGCATCCGCAGCTTCTCTGAAGAGCCTTTCCCACTCTAAGTGGGAACTCTGTAACAGCATCTTTTAACAAAATCAGTGCCccttaataaaaaaacccaaaccaggccTAAAGTGTAGCTAGTATGCTTCAGTCCTGAGCCACAAAGCACTGGGAATATAAACAGTGGTTTATATTCCCAGGCAATTTAGTGTGAAGGTGGAACTACTGTTGAAGGTGTTGAGTATGTGTGTGGCTCCACGTGACTGATTTCTTTCACGTGTTTGGTGGGACTCAGCTGGATGATGATAGTGATCTTCATCTTGATATGAATTTGGTACACTGACTCCTGTAAAAGGGATACGGTTGGATATTTATGAACtataactttctttttttttagttgcaGATTGAAGTATCATGGGCAGAAAATAGTTTGGATGATGTGTTTTGCCAGCATATTTCTGCAATTTCAGTTTTAACCATGGATAAGTGTAAGCACGTAGGACGTCTGCGACTGGCCCAAGATCACTCCATTCTCAACCCTCAGAAATGGCATTGCATGGACTGCAATACTACGGAGTCCGTGTGGGCGTGCCTCAGCTGCTCGCACGTGGCGTGTGGAAGATACATCGAAGAGCATGCACTAAAGCACTTTCAGGAGAGCAGCCACCCAGTGGCATTAGAGGTTAATGAGCTGTATGTTTTCTGCTATCTCTGCGACGATTATGTTCTCAATGACAACGCCACCGGCGACTTAAAACTCTTGCGGAGTACGTTAAGTGCAATCAAGAGTCAAAACTATGAGTGCACTACTCGAAGTGGGAGGACTTTGCGTTCTATGGGTACCAGTGATGATTCCTACCTTGCACATGGTGGTGCCCAAGCCACGCTTCGGAACGAAGACAGGATGTTCACGGCTCTCTGGCACCGACGGCGTGCGGTCCTCGGCAAAGTATTCAGATCGTGGCTTGAGCTGACGCCTACCGGAAAAAGGATTTTGGAAGAAGAAAGACGTCAAGAAGAAGCAGAGCTAAAAAAGGATGAAGCTAGGAAGAGGAGACAAGAACGAAAGCGTGAGCTGAAAGCAGAGATGGAAAAGATGCCTCCAAGAAAGAGCAGTCGTTTACAAAATCAGATTAGAATGTCCTCAAAACCAGAACCCCGCCCTCCAAAAACATCACAGAATGTGGAATTTTTGGCAGAGTTGAAAGAAACATATACCTCAGAAGAACTGAGattgaaaaaaataagtgaCTCTCCAATTAAACGAAGGCCTACAGTGACTCCTGGAGTAACAGGACTGAGAAATCTGGGAAACACATGCTATATGAATTCTGTCCTGCAGGTATTAAGTCACTTACTTATTTTTCGAGAATGCTTTTTAAAGCTTGATCTCAACCAAACTCAGGAACTGCTGGCAACAGCAAGCAATGGTAAAACAAGATCTTCGTCTAAACACTTGTCAATAGCTGCCTCAACATTACACGTGAATGAAAACCAAGAGAAAGTAAAAGGATCATATTCTGTGAGGCGGCCTAGTTTATCCTCTGGATTAAGTGGAGGAGCATCAAAAAGTATGGAACTTATTCAGC from Haemorhous mexicanus isolate bHaeMex1 chromosome 5, bHaeMex1.pri, whole genome shotgun sequence encodes:
- the USP44 gene encoding ubiquitin carboxyl-terminal hydrolase 44; translation: MDKCKHVGRLRLAQDHSILNPQKWHCMDCNTTESVWACLSCSHVACGRYIEEHALKHFQESSHPVALEVNELYVFCYLCDDYVLNDNATGDLKLLRSTLSAIKSQNYECTTRSGRTLRSMGTSDDSYLAHGGAQATLRNEDRMFTALWHRRRAVLGKVFRSWLELTPTGKRILEEERRQEEAELKKDEARKRRQERKRELKAEMEKMPPRKSSRLQNQIRMSSKPEPRPPKTSQNVEFLAELKETYTSEELRLKKISDSPIKRRPTVTPGVTGLRNLGNTCYMNSVLQVLSHLLIFRECFLKLDLNQTQELLATASNGKTRSSSKHLSIAASTLHVNENQEKVKGSYSVRRPSLSSGLSGGASKSMELIQPREPSSKHISLCHELHTLFQVMWSGKWALVSPFAMLHSVWRLIPAFRGYAQQDAQEFLCELLDKVQQELETTGTRYPALIPASQRKLIKQVLNVVNNIFHGQLLSQVTCLACDNKSNTIEPFWDLSLEFPERYHCNGKEMSSQYPCLLTEMLAKFTETEALEGKIYACDQCNTKRRKFSSKPVILTEAQKQLMVCRLPQVLRLHLKRFRWSGRNHREKIGVHVSFDQMLNMEPYCCRESLKSLLPDCFIYDLSAVVMHHGKGFGSGHYTAYCYNSEGGFWVHCNDSKLNMCTMEEVCKAQAYILFYSQRLTQANGHGRVPCPSTAESQQHPELAGSCMDNSSS